In Porites lutea chromosome 9, jaPorLute2.1, whole genome shotgun sequence, a single window of DNA contains:
- the LOC140948187 gene encoding gamma-aminobutyric acid type B receptor subunit 1-like: MQSLWILICLSIVRDFSSGKEKLYIGTFYGVNVSSIGWSSEGVMPAVQMALDHVNKDQAILPEYTLYEDWRDSKCDSGAAIRAMLDLVSKPPTKIMFTAPGCSLAAEPIAEAASFWKAVQVGFSNSSPLLSDDSRFPLYSRISPSSTLSNAAIVLALKRLNWNRVAILAQQGHIFTKTKEDLISRLSNNGVTIQFTESFDEETNFPVRSIKDKDVRIIVALMYEDKFIKIACQAFKQGIYGRKYVWFVPGWYSERWWANTEDVSCNEHEVKTAAGNYFVTRPLRLGISLSPTIAGKTTTKLSEELKERIRRDNYPINTFSSFAYDTIWSIALTLHHSSSILNACRKSLVNVTYGDSEAAHLFIRILRNLTFLGMSGTVKFDDHGERETTIEILQRQGDAMIVVGFWNKTSNNINESLLSWEGKRPRDGMVNRKEDYQESYEQTIITLVFSVTGMLFSCLCLVVNIAYRKHRVIKMSSPHFNSVTAIGGLMIYTHELLASFNNSRIYSGDSRSLCLVSACLIVIGFTFIFGGMFAKTWRVYKIFTNRRLKREIGGLTTARLMTKICFILLLDTVVLVSWQLVDPLQSEFIEISKEFLSNDEDIQVHIFAHQCDSKHFNTWMLGIIAYKGVLLLFGVFLAWETRNVHYAELNDSKNIGLAVYNILVFSALSIMAEFVLNEQAFATKRIFNNLLMYLCTSMVLTLVFLPKISRLTRRSEVQPIESGNHGLSRQSSLRQRHLNAGESSFVVSESEQMTR; the protein is encoded by the exons ATGCAGTCTTTGTGGATCTTGATATGCCTCTCAATTGTAAGAGATTTCAGTTCTGGTAAAGAGAAACTTTACATTGGGACATTCTATGGTGTGAATGTATCATCCATTGGTTGGAGTTCAGAAGGTGTTATGCCTGCCGTGCAGATGGCCCTTGATCACGTGAACAAAGATCAGGCCATCCTGCCAGAGTATACTTTATACGAAGACTGGAGAGATTCTAAG TGTGACAGCGGGGCGGCCATTAGAGCTATGCTAGACTTGGTATCCAAGCCTCCAACAAAGATCATGTTCACTGCTCCAGGATGCTCCTTGGCCGCGGAGCCAATTGCGGAAGCAGCCTCCTTTTGGAAAGCAGTACAG GTTGGATTCAGTAACTCTTCTCCTCTCCTCTCGGATGACTCGCGGTTCCCTTTGTATTCTCGTATCAGCCCATCTTCGACACTAAGCAACGCGGCCATAGTACTGGCGCTGAAAAGGTTGAATTGGAATCGCGTCGCAATTCTTGCCCAGCAGGGTCACATTTTCACAAAG ACTAAGGAAGATCTTATTTCCCGGCTTTCAAACAACGGCGTGACTATACAGTTTACAGAGAGTTTTGATGAGGAAACTAATTTTCCAGTTCGTAGTATTAAG GACAAAGATGTCAGAATAATCGTTGCTCTGATGTATGAAGACAAGTTTATTAAAATAGCATGCCAG GCGTTTAAGCAAGGCATCTATGGCAGAAAGTATGTATGGTTTGTACCCGGCTGGTACAGTGAAAGATGGTGGGCGAATACTGAGGACGTTTCGTGCAATGAACACGAAGTAAAGACAGCTGCTGGTAACTACTTTGTCACAAGACCTCTTCGACTTGGAATATCCCTTTCTCCGACGATTGCTGGCAAG ACCACAACTAAACTGAGCGAAGAACTAAAGGAGAGGATCCGAAGAGATAATTACCCTATTAACACGTTCTCGTCTTTCGCTTACGACACAATTTGGAGCATCGCACTGACTCTACACCATTCCTCTTCTATTCTGAATGCTTGTAGAAAGAGTTTGGTAAATGTAACATATGGGGACAGTGAAGCCGCTCACCTTTTCATAAGGATCCTTCGCAATCTGACTTTTCTCGGAATGTCT GGAACTGTAAAGTTCGATGATCACGGTGAGCGAGAAACCACGATAGAGATTCTACAGAGACAAG GCGATGCAATGATAGTGGTTGGTTTTTGGAACAAGACTTCAAATAACATAAACGAATCACTGCTTAGTTGGGAAG GTAAACGTCCGAGGGATGGAATGGTTAACAGAAAAGAGGATTACCAAGAGTCTTACGAACAAACGATCATAACCTTGGTTTTTTCCGTCACAGGAATGTTGTTTTCATGTTTATGCTTGGTAGTAAATATCGCCTACAGGAAACATAG AGTTATCAAGATGTCGTCACCGCACTTCAATTCTGTTACTGCCATTGGCGGTCTAATGATCTACACGCATGAGCTGTTGGCGTCATTTAACAATTCAAGAATCTATAGTGGTGACAGTAGAAGTCTCTGTCTT GTCAGTGCCTGTCTCATCGTTATCGGCTTCACGTTTATCTTTGGAGGAATGTTTGCAAAAACCTGGCGAGTGTacaaaatctttacaaacaggCGTCTCAAACGCGAA aTTGGTGGATTAACCACTGCGCGACTCAtgacaaaaatttgttttatcTTACTCCTTGATACCGTGGTCTTAGTTAGCTGGCAGCTTGTTGACCCATTACAGTCAGAATTCATAGAAATCTCAAAAGAG TTTCTTTCAAACGATGAAGACATACAAGTCCACATCTTCGCCCATCAATGTGACTCGAAGCATTTCAACACCTGGATGCTGGGAATAATCGCCTACAAAGGGGTTCTTCTTCTCTTTGGCGTTTTTCTTGCCTGGGAAACAAGAAACGTTCATTATGCGGAGCTCAATGATTCCAAGAACATTGGTTTAGCTGTCTATAACATCTTGGTGTTTTCTGCGCTCTCCATCATGGCTGAATTTGTGTTAAATGAACAAGCATTTGCGACCAAGAGAATCTTTAACAATTTACTGATGTATTTATGCACATCCATGGTCCTTACTTTGGTATTTCTCCCTAAG atatCACGCCTTACTCGTAGGAGCGAAGTTCAACCCATAGAAAGTGGAAACCACGGACTATCTCGTCAAAGCTCTCTTAGACAGCGCCACCTTAATGCTGGAGAATCTAGCTTTGTAGTCTCAGAATCTGAGCAAATGACTCGTTAA
- the LOC140947592 gene encoding histamine H2 receptor-like, protein MINPSERKKGMDDALKNREAWSVILESTSAIVIVVLALMGNIFLCLAIYRFRTQRKIEHYYISALTISDFLLTLLSVVIAFVVTIIGHWPFGETICQIQGALIYFSACFSLLNLSLIGLNRYFKIVKSASTYQKIYTRKHVLISITTGAVFSAFFVIPFCQQKFCFHAGKVNCFVCKSGDQNTLPIILVPYFILLVITYPVMAFCYLKVFLKVRAHFVQVAVSSLHHDDQKLFAAEVKVTKVLFAILIAFLICWTPAFTIEILDTIRGDYSLQRHVYLLMPYTGVANCAVNPIIYGLTQKQFREAYKKIVCCK, encoded by the coding sequence ATGATTAATccatctgaaagaaaaaagggaatGGACGATGCTCTAAAGAACAGAGAAGCGTGGTCAGTGATTCTCGAATCAACTTCTGCCATAGTTATTGTGGTCTTGGCACTGATGGGGAACATTTTTCTCTGCTTGGCAATCTACAGGTTCCGCACACAACGCAAAATTGAGCATTACTACATATCCGCCCTGACAATCTCAGACTTTTTGTTGACACTTCTTTCTGTGGTTATAGCTTTCGTCGTAACGATAATCGGACATTGGCCCTTTGGTGAAACAATATGTCAGATACAGGGCGCATTAATTTATTTCTCCGCCTGCTTTTCGCTATTGAATTTGAGTCTTATAGGGCTAAATCGCTACTTCAAAATTGTAAAATCAGCCAGCACTTATCAGAAGATCTACACCAGAAAGCATGTTCTGATATCAATCACGACAGGTGCAGtattttctgcattttttgttATTCCATTTTGCCAGCAGAAATTCTGTTTTCATGCTGGTAAAGTGAACTGCTTTGTTTGCAAGAGCGGAGATCAAAACACACTGCCGATTATTCTTGTCCCGTATTTTATCTTGCTCGTCATTACGTACCCAGTTATGGCATTTTGCTACTTGAAAGTGTTTCTTAAAGTTCGCGCTCATTTTGTGCAAGTCGCCGTGTCTTCGCTGCACCATGACGACCAGAAATTGTTTGCTGCGGAAGTCAAAGTGACGAAAGTTCTTTTTGCCATACTGATTGCATTTCTGATCTGCTGGACACCGGCATTTACAATCGAGATTTTGGACACGATTCGAGGAGACTACAGTCTTCAACGACACGTTTACCTTCTCATGCCTTACACTGGGGTAGCAAATTGCGCGGTCAATCCTATAATTTACggtttgacacaaaaacaatttCGAGAAGCTTACAAAAAGATTGTATGCTGTAAATAA
- the LOC140947596 gene encoding uncharacterized protein: MTRMKVAMFKLLFIVLTLAFQLARHKALASRASSNEAAMNILSKCPQSKCLTDAVACLAGAQCSGPESSDQTKKLENLEKEVANLKAELAKAGKPSGFATLDSNGRLPHNLLDAGYDKYSAYDLAWQSLHVAAAAACRGSTASGGTGCCENQVMARNTAERKTCAQICAQTVFRNCDAEVSIYGKKGKATKNGMIVGAFYNYACNHGANGGSEVSSSDETVMNYSYPYFSFCCCRK; the protein is encoded by the exons ATGACGAGGATGAAGGTCGCAATGTTCAAGCTTCTTTTCATTGTCCTGACTCTTGCTTTTCAACTGGCAAGGCATAAAGCTTTAGCCAGCAGAGCCTCTTCGAATGAAGCGGCTATGAATATTCTGTCGAAATGCCCCCAGAGCAAGTGTTTG acGGATGCAGTCGCCTGTCTTGCTGGAGCACAGTGCAGCGGTCCTGAAAGTTCAG ATCAAacaaaaaagctggaaaatctAGAGAAAGAG GTCGCCAACTTAAAAGCAGAGCTGGCAAAAGCGGGCAAACCTTCTGGCTTCGCCACGCTCGACAGCAATGGCCGCCTGCCCCACAACCTTCTTGACGCAGGTTATGATAAGTACTCTGCGTACGACTTGGCGTGGCAGTCTCTCCACGTGGCGGCTGCTGCTGCCTGTAGAGGTAGCACTGCTTCAGGAGGAACTGGTTGCTGTGAAAACCAGGTGATGGCAAGAAACACTGCTGAGAGGAAGACGTGTGCTCAGATTTGTGCCCAGACTGTTTTCCGCAACTGTGACGCAGAGGTTTCTATATATGGAAAGAAAGGCAAGGCAACAAAGAACGGAATGATCGTCGGCGCGTTTTACAATTACGCCTGTAACCATGGAGCCAACGGAGGAAGTGAGGTGTCCAGTTCTGACGAAACTGTCATGAACTACAGTTACCCTTATTTCAGCTTTTGTTGCTGTCGAAAGTAG
- the LOC140947603 gene encoding uncharacterized protein: MSILSRCPQSKCLTDAISCLAGAQYSDTNNSDQAKKLEKLEKEVADLKAELAKAGKPSGFAKLDSNGRLSHNLLNAGYDKYSAHDLAGQSLHMAAAAACRGSSASGGTGCCGNTVMARNTADRKSCAQICAQTAYRNCDAEVSIYGKKGKATKNGMVVGEFYNYGCNQAGSGGNEVSSSDDSIRTIGYYSFCCCRK, encoded by the exons ATGAGTATTCTATCGCGCTGCCCCCAAAGCAAGTGCTTG ACGGATGCGATTTCTTGTCTCGCAGGAGCGCAGTACAGCGACACCAATAACTCAG ATCAggcaaaaaaattggaaaaactaGAGAAAGAG GTCGCAGACTTAAAAGCAGAACTGGCAAAAGCAGGTAAACCTTCTGGCTTCGCCAAGCTCGACAGCAATGGCCGCCTGTCCCACAACCTTCTTAACGCAGGTTATGATAAGTACTCTGCCCACGACTTGGCGGGGCAGTCTCTCCACATGGCGGCTGCTGCTGCCTGCAGAGGTAGCTCTGCTTCAGGAGGAACTGGTTGCTGCGGAAACACGGTGATGGCAAGAAACACCGCTGACAGGAAGAGTTGTGCTCAGATTTGCGCCCAGACTGCTTACCGCAACTGTGACGCAGAGGTTTCAATCTACGGCAAGAAAGGCAAGGCCACAAAGAACGGAATGGTCGTGGGCGAGTTTTACAATTACGGCTGTAACCAAGCAGGCAGTGGAGGAAATGAGGTGTCGAGTTCTGACGATTCTATCAGAACCATTGGTTACTACAGTTTCTGTTGCTGTCGAAAGTAG
- the LOC140947600 gene encoding uncharacterized protein has protein sequence MKVASFKIVFIALALNAFASKQVAWGRKASSTSAAMSILSRCPQSKCLTDAVTCLAGAQYSNANNSDHAKKVEKLEKEIANLKAELAKAGKPSGFAMLDSNGRLPHSLLDAGYDKYSAYDLAWQSLHMAAAAACRGSTASGGSGSWDNQVMTRNTADKKTCAWICAQTAFHNCDAEVSIYGKKGKATQNGMTVGWFYNYGCNYAANGGSEASSSDETVWNKGYSYFSFCCCRK, from the exons ATGAAGGTCGCATCGTTCAAGATTGTTTTCATTGCCCTGGCTCTTAATGCCTTCGCATCCAAGCAAGTCGCTTGGGGCAGAAAAGCCTCTTCGACCTCGGCAGCAATGAGTATTCTGTCTCGCTGCCCCCAATCCAAGTGCTTG ACGGATGCAGTTACTTGTCTTGCTGGAGCGCAGTACAGCAACGCCAATAACTCAG ATCACgcaaaaaaagtggaaaaactaGAGAAAGAG ATCGCCAACTTAAAAGCAGAGCTGGCAAAAGCAGGCAAACCTTCTGGCTTCGCTATGCTTGACAGCAATGGCCGCCTGCCCCACAGCCTTCTTGACGCAGGTTATGACAAGTACTCTGCGTACGACTTGGCGTGGCAGTCTCTCCACATGGCGGCTGCTGCTGCCTGCAGAGGTAGCACAGCTTCAGGAGGATCTGGTTCCTGGGATAACCAAGTGATGACCAGAAACACCGCTGACAAGAAGACATGTGCTTGGATTTGTGCCCAGACTGCTTTCCACAACTGTGACGCAGAGGTTTCTATATATGGAAAGAAAGGCAAGGCCACACAGAACGGAATGACCGTGGGCTGGTTTTACAACTACGGCTGTAACTATGCAGCCAATGGAGGAAGTGAGGCGTCTAGTTCTGACGAAACTGTCTGGAACAAAGGTTACAGTTATTTCAGCTTCTGTTGCTGTCGAAAGTAA